From a region of the Salvelinus alpinus chromosome 2, SLU_Salpinus.1, whole genome shotgun sequence genome:
- the LOC139556369 gene encoding macrophage-stimulating protein receptor-like yields the protein MVHWATQWLTCVWLQIVLASALDTCPSTAPSPVNFSVAYTMPFFQTKSPIQNIVTNSMYQEVYVASQNVVEAVNMSLEKVWELPTGPVGSPECKICNLCDVDKDPNFLENTDNEVLLLDTFFMYLYSCGSSQYGVCHFHQLKTDGQAPNKNSSKCLFRKESNSAAYCPDCLASPLGTKVTMVEEGQTVYFFVAATVNDSVTQRYGRKSISVRRPLATEDGFYSDVRGLTVLPSLRRTYNIEYVYSFFTQEFVYFLSVQRESPDQEFSPFQTRLGRLPRSEWEMRRYREVVLECRFEPKRRRRRNPVSGSEAFKDVVYNVVQAAHFGKAGRELADELGAEEEDDILYGVFAVTDDNGVTEHDSALCAFPMDNVNKAIDDGVDDCCKSGPEQLSRGLCHFQACESCPHESMENNATCRDHPSMVSKPYYRVDLFNKQMNDVLLTSLLVTTIENKTVAHIGTSTGRLLQLVLRRSSPTIFANYTLVENQRVSSIAAVYSSESLLFVVGDKVIQVPQRGPGCQHFMTCAMCLMAPEFMGCGWCSGVCSWKEECSGRWRNKSCPPGITGFFPKMAPPDGQSELTLCGWEFQSPLRPAISSRTHLVRLGQTACAVLPLKSNNTHLVCKIRSGAIELSKPVNITVEVQEGKVEGRYSIDGKAEMPGFTFVIPNITEIQPNYGPRVGGTLITVTGPHLDAGKTRRVTLNGEPCPITSVTAPRGNMSSIICLSQPISEVRDVPLSVFIDKSPVLTTKVFYYKENPEVTAVLPDCSFDRGSKIIIEGKNLDSVYRTIIRFRPNESHLKPVTRECKGKSLPTRMECITPAFPREETEEGELSFDMDGAVGLWNGVFSYHPYGEPIPFETEGHVLRLYAGQDEVSLHHQKLNLVSSCMTITMTVGGVDCDAKVLDNEITCRIPRNVTISGLPVKISINGQVHNVGTVVLVSNHYMVGIVLGILGALVAGAVLAFVVMKHLRKQKKASQVETRLAHNHNRSGSSSVELSPVGDYRRVVLPQRPSSALGSPVVFPSPAYAAGSMDPTLNPLMPPEKISISSFRPELLEEVKDVLIPADMLIVQHHQIIGKGHFGTVYHGYFTDHNNREIHCAVKSLNRITDVEEVEQFLKEGILMKGFHHTNVLSLLGILLPQEGLPLVVLPYMKHGDLRHFIRCEKRNPTVKDLIGFGLQVAKGMEYLAHMKFVHRDLAARNCMLDESYTVKVADFGMARDVFDKEYYSVQDHRKAKLPVKWMAIESLQTQKFTAKSDVWSFGVLIWEMLTRGASPYPEVDPYDITHYLLKGRRLPQPQFCSDPLYAIMLQCWDPDPEMRPSFATLVSAVLTILSGLEGEHYISLKVTYVNLDQPRPYPALTESADECDSSDTEDTRSMSS from the exons ATGGTCCACTGGGCCACCCAGTGGTTGACATGTGTCTGGCTCCAGATTGTCCTGGCCTCCGCGTTGGACACCTGTCCCTCCACAGCCCCTAGCCCTGTCAACTTCTCTGTGGCCTACACCATGCCCTTCTTCCAAACAAAAAGCCCCATCCAAAACATAGTGACCAACTCAATGTACCAGGAAGTATATGTTGCATCTCAGAATGTGGTCGAAGCTGTGAACATGAGTTTGGAGAAGGTGTGGGAGCTTCCTACAGGCCCTGTGGGCAGCCCTGAGTGTAAGATTTGCAATTTGTGTGATGTTGACAAGGATCCCAACTTCCTAGAGAACACTGACAATGAGGTATTGTTGTTGGATACGTTCTTTATGTATTTATATTCTTGTGGGAGTTCTCAATATGGTGTGTGCCATTTTCACCAACTTAAGACAGATGGACAAGCACCCAATAAGAATTCTTCAAAATGTTTATTCAGAAAAGAATCTAACTCTGCTGCCTATTGCCCTGACTGCCTTGCCAGCCCGCTGGGAACCAAAGTCACCATGGTGGAGGAGGGGCAAACTGTATACTTTTTTGTGGCTGCCACTGTCAATGACAGTGTTACACAGAGATATGGCAGGAAGTCCATATCAGTGCGCCGACCATTGGCAACAGAAGATGGGTTCTACAGCGACGTCCGGGGACTGACCGTTCTGCCTAGCCTGCGCCGGACCTACAACATTGAGTATGTCTACAGCTTCTTCACCCAGGAGTTTGTCTACTTCCTGTCTGTCCAGAGAGAGAGCCCTGACCAGGAGTTCTCCCCGTTTCAGACTCGGCTGGGCCGCCTGCCGAGGAGCGAGTGGGAGATGAGAAGGTACCGGGAGGTGGTTCTGGAGTGCCGTTTCGAACCcaagcggaggaggaggaggaacccGGTGAGCGGGAGCGAGGCCTTTAAGGATGTGGTTTATAATGTGGTGCAGGCAGCCCACTTTGGAAAGGCAGGCAGGGAGCTGGCAGATGAACTAGGGGCAGAGGAAGAGGATGACATCCTGTATGGAGTGTTCGCTGTCACAGATGACAACGGGGTCACAGAGCAcgactcagccctctgtgccttTCCCATGGACAACGTGAACAAGGCTATCGATGACGGGGTGGATGACTGCTGTAAGTCCGGCCCAGAGCAGCTGTCCCGGGGACTGTGCCACTTCCAGGCCTGCGAGAGCTGTCCTCATGAG AGCATGGAGAACAACGCCACCTGCAGGGACCACCCCAGCATGGTGTCTAAGCCTTATTACAGAGTGGACCTCTTCAACAAGCAGATGAATGATGTCCTGCTCACCTCACTGCTGGTCACCACCATTGAGAACAAGACCGTGGCACACATTGGCACCTCCACTGGACGGCTCCTGCAG CTTGTTTTGAGAAGATCAAGCCCTACTATCTTTGCTAATTACACCTTGGTAGAGAACCAGAGGGTCTCCTCCATTGCTGCTGTGTACTCGTCAGAATCTCTACTGTTTGTGGTTGGAGACAAG GTGATCCAGGTACCTCAGAGGGGGCCAGGCTGCCAGCACTTCATGACCTGTGCAATGTGCCTGATGGCTCCTGAGTTCATGGGCTGTGGCTGGTGCTCTGGAGTGTGCTCTTGGAAGGAGGAGTGCAGTGGCCGCTGGAGGAATAAGTCTTGCCCCCCTGGTATCACCGGG TTCTTTCCCAAGATGGCTCCCCCTGATGGTCAGTCAGAGCTGACTCTGTGTGGCTGGGAGTTCCAGTCTCCCCTGAGGCCTGCCATCAGCTCCAGAACCCACCTGGTCAGACTGGGACAGACAGCCTGTGCTGTGCTGCCACTGAAGAGCAACAACACACA CCTGGTGTGTAAGATTCGCTCTGGGGCCATTGAGCTGTCCAAACCAGTTAACATCACTGTAGAGGTGCAAGAGGGGAAGGTGGAGGGCCGCTACTCCATCGACGGGAAAGCAGAGATGCCAGGATTTACCTTTGTG ATTCCCAACATCACAGAGATCCAGCCCAACTACGGGCCTCGTGTTGGGGGAACTTTGATCACTGTGACTGGGCCTCACCTGGATGCTGGGAAGACCAGAAGGGTCACTCTGAATGGAGAGCCCTGCCCAATCACCAG TGTCACAGCGCCCAGAGGGAACATGTCCTCCATCATCTGTCTGTCTCAGCCCATCTCGGAGGTGAGGGACGTCCCCCTCAGTGTGTTCATAGACAAGTCCCCCGTCCTCACCACCAAGGTCTTCTACTACAAAGAGAACCCCGAGGTCACAGCCGTCCTCCCAGACTGCAGTTTTGACAG GGGGTCAAAGATAATCATTGAGGGGAAGAACTTGGACTCTGTATACAGGACCATCATCCGCTTTAGGCCCAATGAGAGCCACCTGAAGCCTGTCACCAGA GAGTGCAAAGGCAAGTCGTTGCCCACACGGATGGAATGCATAACCCCTGCTTTCCCCcgggaagagacagaggaaggggAGCTCTCCTTTGATATGGATGGAGCTGTTGGACTGTGGAATGGAGTGTTCTCCTACCACCCCTATGGCGAGCCAATACCCTTTGAAACTGAGGGCCATGTACTTAGGCTGTATGCTGGACAAGATGAAGTGTCACTACAT CACCAGAAACTGAATCTTGTGAGTTCCTGCATGACAATCACTATGACAGTGGGAGGAGTGGATTGTGACGCGAAGGTTCTGGACAATGAAATCACCTGCAGGATCCCTAGAAACGTAACCATCAGTGGACTGCCTGTGAAG ATCTCCATCAATGGGCAGGTTCACAACGTTGGGACTGTGGTCCTGGTCAGTAACCACTACATGGTGGGCATCGTACTGGGGATACTGGGGGCCCTGGTGGCGGGGGCCGTGCTGGCCTTCGTAGTCATGAAGCACCTGAGGAAGCAGAAGAAAG CCTCTCAGGTGGAGACCCGTTTGGCCCATAACCACAACCGCTCCGGCAGTAGTAGTGTTGAACTGTCACCTGTAGGGGACTACAGAAGAG TAGTCCTGCCTCAGAGGCCAAGTTCGGCTCTGGGAAGCCCAGTGGTATTCCCCAGCCCGGCCTATGCTGCAGGCAGCATGGACCCCACCCTCAACCCCCTCATGCCCCCTGAGAAGATCTCCATCTCcagctttagaccagagctcctGGAGGAGGTGAAGGACGTGCTGATCCCAGCAGACATGCTCATCGTCCAGCACCACCAGATCATCGGCAAGG GTCATTTTGGCACAGTTTACCATGGCTACTTCACAGACCATAACAACAGAGAAATCCACTGTGCTGTCAAGTCATTGAACA GGATAACAGATGTAGAAGAGGTAGAGCAGTTTCTGAAGGAGGGCATCTTGATGAAGGGGTTCCATCACACCAACGTTCTCTCTCTGCTGGGCATCCTGTTGCCTCAGGAGGGGCTCCCCCTGGTGGTACTACCTTATATGAAGCACGGGGACCTCCGCCACTTCATACGCTGTGAGAAAAGG AACCCCACGGTGAAAGACCTGATTGGCTTTGGGCTTCAGGTTGCCAAGGGGATGGAGTACTTAGCACATATGAAGTTTGTGCACAGAGACCTCGCAGCACGCAACTGCAT GCTGGATGAGTCGTACACAGTGAAGGTGGCAGACTTCGGCATGGCCAGGGATGTGTTCGATAAGGAGTACTACAGTGTTCAGGACCACAGGAAGGCCAAGCTACCAGTCAAGTGGATGGCCATTGAGAGCCTACAGACACAGAAATTCACTGCCAAGTCAGACGTA TGGTCCTTTGGGGTGTTGATATGGGAGATGTTAACCAGAGGAGCAAGCCCCTACCCAGAGGTGGACCCCTATGACATCACACATTACCTGCTGAAAGGCAGGAGACTCCCCCAACCACAGTTCTGTTCTGACCCTTT GTATGCCATCATGCTGCAGTGCTGGGACCCAGACCCAGAGATGAGACCCAGCTTCGCAACGCTGGTGTCTGCTGTCCTGACCATCCTGTCTGGCCTTGAGGGGGAGCACTACATCAGCCTCAAGGTCACCTACGTCAATCTGGACCAGCCACGCCCCTACCCTGCCCTCACAGAGTCCGCAGACGAGTGTGATTCCTCAGACACTGAAGACACACGCTCAATGTCCTCCTGA
- the mon1a gene encoding vacuolar fusion protein MON1 homolog A isoform X1: MAVYVHNKGIPWEVQQNGTLAPVDRLRNERSESPTPGLVVGTEPGAGQESAMFVHAQSFEDLTADSEPTTEPEPEGETVIGESAEEEALCLGAEQETQEEQQPEVEVEEERPENRSKEEDVCSEVWRSHRKHVFVLSEAGKPIYTRYGTEEALSSTMGVMMALVSVVEADKNIIRSIHADGYKVVFLRKTPLVLVGVSRTCQSDRALTRELQYIYYQIVSLLTLTQLNHIFQHKQNYDLRRLLAGSEHLTDNLLRLLDRDPGLLLSAVTCLPLASSTRDLVSSSLQAAKAKSLVFSILLAGDRLVTLVRKKDQYLHHMDLHLLFNLVGSSSSFRDGEGWTPICLPKFNTAGFFHAHISYLEPASDLCLILVSTDREDFFNLSDCKRRFLERLSRRTAYQSLKEALKCPSYSVTQVGIPELRHFLYKSKSSGLYTSPELPLPYQSLEEQERLMGLYQYLHSRLHQPTRPLRSIYRCGETENLLAWVTSGFELYLCFSPLGTKAMAVAAVNKLLKWIRREEDRLFILSPLTY, encoded by the exons ATGGCTGTATATGTCCACAACAAGGGTATACCGTGGGAGGTCCAGCAGAATGGCACCCTGGCACCAGTGGACCGTCTCCGCAACGAGAGGTCTGAAAGCCCCACTCCAGGCCTGGTGGTGGGCACAGAACCAG GTGCTGGCCAGGAAAGTGCCATGTTTGTTCATGCACAGTCCTTTGAGGACCTGACTGCTGACAGTGAGCCGACTACTGAGCCAGAACCTGAAGGAGAGACTGTGATTGGAGAGTCAGCAGAGGAGGAGGCTCTATGTCTGGGGGCTGAGCAGGAGACCCAGGAGGAACAGCAGccggaggtggaggtagaggaggagcgCCCAGAAAACAGGAGTAAGGAAGAGGATGTGTGCAGTGAGGTCTGGCGTAGCCACAGGAAGCATGTGTTTGTACTGAGCGAGGCAGGCAAGCCCATCTACACCCGCTACGGCACAGAGGAAGCCCTCTCCAGCACCATGGGGGTCATGATGGCACTGGTCTCTGTCGTGGAGGCAGATAAGAATATAATCCGCTCCATTCACGCAG ATGGTTACAAAGTGGTGTTCCTTCGCAAAACTCCTCTGGTCCTGGTGGGTGTGTCCCGGACCTGTCAGTCAGACAGAGCGCTGACGCGTGAGTTGCAGTACATCTACTACCAGATTGTCAGCCTGCTCACCCTCACCCAGCTCAACCACATCTTCCAGCACAAGCAGAACTACGACCTGCGCCGCCTACTGGCAGGTTCCGAGCACCTCACTGACAACCTGCTGCGTCTGCTGGACCGCGACCCGGGCCTGCTCCTCAGTGCTGTCACCTGCCTCCCCCTGGCCAGCTCCACCCGCGACCTGGTCTCCTCCAGCCTTCAGGCCGCCAAGGCCAAGAGCTTGGTCTTCTCCATCCTCCTGGCTGGGGACCGTCTGGTCACCCTGGTGCGCAAGAAGGACCAGTACCTGCACCACATGGACCTGCACCTGCTCTTCAACCTGGTGGGCTCCTCGTCATCTTTCCGCGATGGCGAAGGCTGGACGCCCATCTGCCTCCCTAAATTCAACACTGCTGGCTTCTTCCATGCCCACATCTCCTACCTGGAGCCTGCCTCTGACCTCTGCCTCATCCTGGTGTCCACCGACCGGGAagacttctttaacctgtctgatTGCAAGCGCCGCTTCCTGGAGCGGCTGAGCCGACGCACTGCCTACCAGTCCCTGAAGGAGGCGCTGAAGTGCCCCAGCTACTCTGTCACCCAAGTCGGCATCCCAGAGCTCAGGCACTTTCTGTACAAGTCCAAGAGCTCAGGGCTCTACACTAG CCCTGAGCTGCCCTTGCCATATCAATCTTTAGAGGAGCAGGAGAGGCTGATGGGATTGTACCAGTACCTCCACAGCCGCTTGCACCAACCGACACGTCCCCTGCGCTCCATCTACCGCTGTGGAGAGACTGAGAACTTGCTGGCCTGG GTGACCAGTGGCTTTGAGCTCTACCTCTGTTTCAGTCCTCTTGGGACCAAGGCCATGGCCGTGGCTGCTGTTAATAAGCTGCTGAAGTGGATCAGGAGGGAGGAGGACCGCCTCTTCATCCTTAGTCCCCTGACATACTGA
- the mon1a gene encoding vacuolar fusion protein MON1 homolog A isoform X2 codes for MFVHAQSFEDLTADSEPTTEPEPEGETVIGESAEEEALCLGAEQETQEEQQPEVEVEEERPENRSKEEDVCSEVWRSHRKHVFVLSEAGKPIYTRYGTEEALSSTMGVMMALVSVVEADKNIIRSIHADGYKVVFLRKTPLVLVGVSRTCQSDRALTRELQYIYYQIVSLLTLTQLNHIFQHKQNYDLRRLLAGSEHLTDNLLRLLDRDPGLLLSAVTCLPLASSTRDLVSSSLQAAKAKSLVFSILLAGDRLVTLVRKKDQYLHHMDLHLLFNLVGSSSSFRDGEGWTPICLPKFNTAGFFHAHISYLEPASDLCLILVSTDREDFFNLSDCKRRFLERLSRRTAYQSLKEALKCPSYSVTQVGIPELRHFLYKSKSSGLYTSPELPLPYQSLEEQERLMGLYQYLHSRLHQPTRPLRSIYRCGETENLLAWVTSGFELYLCFSPLGTKAMAVAAVNKLLKWIRREEDRLFILSPLTY; via the exons ATGTTTGTTCATGCACAGTCCTTTGAGGACCTGACTGCTGACAGTGAGCCGACTACTGAGCCAGAACCTGAAGGAGAGACTGTGATTGGAGAGTCAGCAGAGGAGGAGGCTCTATGTCTGGGGGCTGAGCAGGAGACCCAGGAGGAACAGCAGccggaggtggaggtagaggaggagcgCCCAGAAAACAGGAGTAAGGAAGAGGATGTGTGCAGTGAGGTCTGGCGTAGCCACAGGAAGCATGTGTTTGTACTGAGCGAGGCAGGCAAGCCCATCTACACCCGCTACGGCACAGAGGAAGCCCTCTCCAGCACCATGGGGGTCATGATGGCACTGGTCTCTGTCGTGGAGGCAGATAAGAATATAATCCGCTCCATTCACGCAG ATGGTTACAAAGTGGTGTTCCTTCGCAAAACTCCTCTGGTCCTGGTGGGTGTGTCCCGGACCTGTCAGTCAGACAGAGCGCTGACGCGTGAGTTGCAGTACATCTACTACCAGATTGTCAGCCTGCTCACCCTCACCCAGCTCAACCACATCTTCCAGCACAAGCAGAACTACGACCTGCGCCGCCTACTGGCAGGTTCCGAGCACCTCACTGACAACCTGCTGCGTCTGCTGGACCGCGACCCGGGCCTGCTCCTCAGTGCTGTCACCTGCCTCCCCCTGGCCAGCTCCACCCGCGACCTGGTCTCCTCCAGCCTTCAGGCCGCCAAGGCCAAGAGCTTGGTCTTCTCCATCCTCCTGGCTGGGGACCGTCTGGTCACCCTGGTGCGCAAGAAGGACCAGTACCTGCACCACATGGACCTGCACCTGCTCTTCAACCTGGTGGGCTCCTCGTCATCTTTCCGCGATGGCGAAGGCTGGACGCCCATCTGCCTCCCTAAATTCAACACTGCTGGCTTCTTCCATGCCCACATCTCCTACCTGGAGCCTGCCTCTGACCTCTGCCTCATCCTGGTGTCCACCGACCGGGAagacttctttaacctgtctgatTGCAAGCGCCGCTTCCTGGAGCGGCTGAGCCGACGCACTGCCTACCAGTCCCTGAAGGAGGCGCTGAAGTGCCCCAGCTACTCTGTCACCCAAGTCGGCATCCCAGAGCTCAGGCACTTTCTGTACAAGTCCAAGAGCTCAGGGCTCTACACTAG CCCTGAGCTGCCCTTGCCATATCAATCTTTAGAGGAGCAGGAGAGGCTGATGGGATTGTACCAGTACCTCCACAGCCGCTTGCACCAACCGACACGTCCCCTGCGCTCCATCTACCGCTGTGGAGAGACTGAGAACTTGCTGGCCTGG GTGACCAGTGGCTTTGAGCTCTACCTCTGTTTCAGTCCTCTTGGGACCAAGGCCATGGCCGTGGCTGCTGTTAATAAGCTGCTGAAGTGGATCAGGAGGGAGGAGGACCGCCTCTTCATCCTTAGTCCCCTGACATACTGA